A stretch of DNA from Tigriopus californicus strain San Diego chromosome 11, Tcal_SD_v2.1, whole genome shotgun sequence:
CTTTCCCACCAGAATTTGGAAATAGGCTCGCCATTTTAAGTGTTAATGGTAGGCCGaaccactttctgccacaatgTCAGTCGCACACACAAAGTTGATTATGAGTAAAGGCGCTTTCTTGATTACCAACGCTCACGATCAACAGAAACGGCGAGATTTCGTACTCAGGAGTACATTCTGAGACTTCTTTTTGGAGACATTTGGACGAGTTGAGAGTTACCACTACTGGTGGTTTTCCTtacttgataaaaaaaaactagtaTATCGGTTCTCTCTTTGAAGAGAATTTCTTATATACGCAAATGTCCAGTTGAAACCGTATCGTCTAATATtctgaggccagtttttcaaatctattacctcggagttaggggcttggacgttaaccggtttGAAAATACACGgctcaaagtggtgagcggatgcacATTCTAGATTctaggtaacgtccaagccttaactccgaggtacgagcgtttaaaaaaactggcctttgGATTGTTAGCTGGAGGAGCAAGAAAACTGCTGtgaaatattttgtgttttATTGACGCTAAATTAAATCATAATTAGCGTGATATATAAGTTATCTGAAcagggatcaaataaatttggAATTGCTTATGACGAGTTGTGGGGAATACAATtcaattctcctccctgaAGGATGGCTAGTAGATTTATCACAGTTTTCTCCCCCGACTTGATCGGAAGTTTGGCATGTCGCATTAACTGGACTATATTTCGGTTTAAAAGCTTCAAACCGTGTTGGACTTGGGCCGGGTCCGAGCCTTTCAAAAACAAGGGATACACGTGCCCATCGCCCGGATCTTGAATTCGTCCCCAAGAGCCGAACGGCCTTAAGGGGAACTTCATGGGTACGTCCTGGAGCTTGAACAAGACCGTCAGAATGTGGGCCATCCACCCATTCAGCACGGACATCGACGTCTCACGCGAACTTAAGGCCTTGGCATCCTCCAACGTGCAAAACTTGATCCAACGGATCGTCATATCCGCCGGGTTGATCGGGTAAATGTGAAGGAATCCTCGCATCATGTTCGATTGGAGCGTTCCAACAGCTTGGCTGCAATGACTTAATCGCTCACGAGCTTCCGTCAAAGTTACCAACTCACTCGAGAGTGACGACTTGGTTTTGGAAAAATCGTAAACTCGAACCGTGAGTGATTGAGAATAGTCATCGTTGGTCACCCGGAGTTGGCTAGCTCGAGCCGTAACTCCCTGCCAACGGTGCAATGCTCGATCGTGCTGGTCTTGTAGGATAGTTAAAGTCACTTGAAGGTCTTCTAGTCGGCGACGCAGTTCTCGCTCGCGATGTCGCGTCGagctctttttcttgctcatgGCTAGGATTTGACGGCTCAATGACATGTTTTCCGGTTCGGGTCCGGATTGGACTGCTCCCCACAAGGATTGACAACTATGACGATTCTGCAGCTCCTGTTGATCCACGGCTCGACGAATGCGTTGTATTCGCGCAAGTAATCGCGTGTCATACGATGAAGACAGACTAGCCCCGGTCCCAACGCGAGGAACCAGAACTTGGCGATGGCCATTATGCCACGAGGGCAAATGGGTCGAGAGCGTGCCTGAACCACCCGTTAAGAAAAGGACCAAACGGCCCCGCGATGGAACAAAGTTCACTTCCGTGAGACTAGCCAAGACGATGATTAGGGATTGGAGGCACTGAGGTGAGTTTGAATTGGGCGGGTGAAGCCAGATTTTCACCAGGCCGCCTCTTAAGTTATTGAAAGGGGCGGGCATGATCACGCCACTCCACATAATGTACCCCGCTTTCGATAAGGATGCTATGAAAAATGATGAGCGGTTGAAGTTGAAGTTCGGGCAAATATTGAGCGTGGTCGAGCTTACCCGCAGATGAACTCCAAAACGGGGCATCTTCAGCCGTCAGATGCCAGGACAGGCTGAATGTGTTACCCACCTCAGATTGACCGGACTTGCCCTCTGGCATCActggaacaaatggaaacaTTGGTGACTAACCCAAGGACCGGCTATTGTAATTCTGGGGCgactatttcaattttctagaTCAAATGCCACCACTTCCCAAAGGTGGGTTTCTGAATAAGTCAGTTTGTAACGGGATAAGACCCGTTTTCGAGGCAAGCTGCCGTAATGTTTTGTTAGCGGATTCACTTCCCATCATGCTTCAGTTACTGCTTAGCCGAAATTCAAGCTTCTTCGTGGTATTGAAGTACCACATGCCCGAGTGGCTGCTTTTAACCACTGAAATGGGTGAACCTACCGTCATTCCCGAGCGAATGTAAGGCCAGAATTAATGATGTTTGTGATAATGGAGGGGGAATATCTTGCAATTCGGACACCCATCATTATATGGCAGAtgcgagagagctgccataTGACTGAAGAACTAACAAAACAAGTCGTTTTCTGAATACAGGAATATAATAACATACTGTGACGAGTCCGGTGAATTTCCTCAAATTCGAGGCCAAGACTCGAGTGAACGCGAAATCGCGTCCGAGCTCAAACCAACACTACTGATTAGCAGGATGGGTGCAGAAATACCGTTGATCGTGAACGTTACCCTTTTGGGCAGATATTCCCCAGGATTCACGACCATCGCGCAGACAATATCAAGGACAGGTCGTCAGATTTCAAACATTCGTCCAGGTCTTGAGTTCCCATGAAACTCCTGTCTGGCTTGACCAGTCCATCAATCATCTCTGGCTCTATTCTCTCCTTTAGATGCTACCTCCCCCCTCTGTTCTAGCCAACCTACTTACACGTACATAAACTTTGTAGGGAAcccctcattcattcatccactcactcacccatcAAAGCCAGTTCCTTGATGTGGTCCAGTCGACGTTGAGAACTCAGGCAAGACGAGCGAATCTGAATGGGCGGAAACGGGCTGGAGGAGGAGCCCACGCCCACTCCCGCCCCTCTTGAGGCGATGGATGGGAGCAAAACCGAGGCCGATGTGGCTAATGAGGCGGCAGGATCGTCCATGTTGGAGTGGCTGAGCGCGAGGCTGACCGTGGCCACCATTCAACCGGCTGAGTCTGAATCCACCCACATCACCCTCAATCCCGGTCACATGGTCGATTGAGGGGCGTTGGTTTGGAGCCACTCAATCGATCCCAATCCCATATAGATCCAATTGGCCGCCCACTCTCATCCAGATCAATCGGATCTTCGTGTACTTCGGTGGGTGGCGACTTGAACCGTGTCCGTGGGATTGATCACGCTCTTCCTCATTGACTGGCCTTCTCAGCCTTGTGGACCACACTTTTGGATGGACTTGACTGGAAAGGAAACAAGGAAttaaggaaggaaggaagccagCCCTTTGTGCGTCTGTCTTGTCTATCTCGTCTGTCTGTGTGTGCAGCTGTCAGTCTAACAGGCAGTTCTCCCAAAAACACCACCAGTCAGCGTTGCCAGGTCACGAAGGTTTGTGGGAGGCCAAATTAGAGCTCAAAAGCAGTCATTACCAGGGCATAGGAATGTCCCCGGACCTTTAGAATGATGAACTGAgaaaatcggcctgctcttggtcataaaaAGCCTaggccacttttcaaattgaagtaaTAGAATTAGAAATgcagatttcttcaattaaaggtaggccATTTGTTTTACTATTCCCTtcaaagtggttcgtttctaAGTTATGCTGTCAAATGCTCATGTTGCTGACCCAGAGCCGGCCATAAATTCGagttttatgtagtgtttacaatataactttgagcATGTCTcccgagttccctaagcatggTAGTGAGCTCAAACTTGGAAAAGTTCACCTATTCAATCAGATCTTGTGACCGTATCAAGTGCCTAATTGgcataaagtgaacggttttggagataggatatttttgcttccgttcaccGCGTCCACATCCCTAGAAGACCGTGGAGTGACCATGAGATCATGGGAGTGATGTCTCCTACGTAACCACTTGGATGTTATTTTCACCGCCTATTTACTCCCaatggttcaatttcaaaattagtaCTGGAAGGTCCAAAACTATAATCGACTATCCCAAAGTGATGTCAACGACAATGAAATGTCGGAGACCATCGCTTTGTTTCATGGTCATTGAGTTTCAAAAGCAGCCAACTTTGGCAATTTTGGCCTCTATGCTAGAGACCACTTGGCAAAGCTGCCACCATCACCCGATCCATGGAGCACGCAACAGCTGGCTAGGAAGTTTTAAACACAACAAAATCAGGCTAGCCATAAGGCCCTCATACAAATGATTGCCGGAGCGTCAGATCGGAAAATTCTGGACTAAAGGATGAATTGAAGGGATAATAGGGACCCTAAATGCAATAGTATTCATGATGAATACACTATGAACTAGTTCATGGTTCTTTGGGAAGTTCGATATCATATTGAGGAGGAAAACTTCCGATAAGTGGAGGAACTGGTCTATTGTAGCCGCCGTGGGATGCGGCACTGAAAAATGGTGTTCAGTGTCACGAATTTTTGCCTAATCGGGGCGATGTTGACTTGCCATATTCCTGTTCATCAAGTGAATCCTGGTGGATGGTTCAACACCGTTGGACAGTCCATTATGGTCAGTCAAGAAGCATCCAATTGCCTCAAAACATGTCAGAGTGCTAATACCTAAGGAGGGAAGGGATAAATTCGACGATTATTGTTGGGCGCTATCAGGATGATGTGAAATTAACTTTTATGGGATTGTGTCCAGGAACGACGTCATTGACGAACTTCAGTCATAATAACTTCATTATGATTTCGTTATGTTTTAGCCTTGGACCCTATCATTAAATAGCCTGCCATGTTTAGGAACAGCCCTCAGAGAGCCTTCATGCAAAATCCCAGAGCCAgcatattgaatatgcttGTATGTTGATATGAATCATTGAGGCTCTGAGCATTCTCGTAGGGTTCATACCGCTCCATGTCTGGCCTGTGTAGCATAAAATGCTATTAAGTAACACTTATTACTTGGCTCAGACCACCATGAAATGCGATTTGACGGTAAAGGAAACCAATTTTTCGTGACTTGGGGTTGGGACTCGAGACTTCGAGACGGTCTCTTGGATGGATCCTCTGTTACATATTTCTCGATTGAATTAAGCGAGTCATCTAGTCCTCAACGGGCCCCCGAATCAATATTATGTTTAGTCCTGGTCTAATCCCATTCAATCATCGAGGTGGTGGGCCAGGTTGGGACATCCCGAGGCAGGGGGACCAAGGGGCCCTAATTGGATGTGATCAGTTGATTGTCACGCCTGAAGTGGACTGTAACCGCTGGAACCGTTGTAACCCTCATGCCTTCTGGCCTTGGGTTCTGGACCTCTGATTCTGAGCGTCCTTGGGAGCGCGCGTTCCCGCCCGCCCGCCAGTGACTGCGCCACTGATTGCGATGAACAACGCTGTCAACGCTGTCAACGCCGTCAACGTAGTTAGTACTCGTCACCACTTATTATTCTACATACACTACAATTGCTTTTGTTATTACTATGTATGTACCTAGTTACTAGGTGCATTCCATGACAGTACGTATATGTTGCGTATGTAGTGAGGAGGGTCCATCTACTCAAGTGGTCACTTGAATGAGCCGACGAGTTGGCGGAGCAGGAGTGGGAGGGAGGTCCATGAGGTCCATGCTGGCTTAGGATCTAAGCAGCActgacaacaacagcaacgacaATACTAGCCATGAGTGCGACTTCGTCGGATCCatcctaatcagatgcatcCTAAACATTGATCGCGTCCAACCCCAGGCGGATGCTCAGCCTTCAGAGGCTAAAATGCAGGGGTCCCGACCATGTTCCAGTTGTGTGCCCGCGTGCCATTTCAATGgatgatgaatggatggatggatgaaccGTGCCACGATCGGGCGCGCCTCAGGATTTCCTCCTACATAAAGGATCGATCTATGTAGCCTCTTCCCGCGGAGGTCactcgtctcctctcctcgtTGCCGCTCTCTTATATCCCCCTATCCACTTGTCCTTGACTTCGCCTGTCATGACCATCGGGGCCCTGCCCAGCGGGGGCGTTCTGTTTCTCCGGCGATGGGCTGGTCGAGGATCCCATGGGCCCAGCCTGATTCCCAGAATGGGTTCTACGAGCGCTGGGTATTACTCGACCGTGCCGCCTGCCGCCGATCGCCCCTCCCTTGGCGTAGACCGTGATCTTTCGCTTTCACCCCGTGCAGCTCAATTACGCCGGGCCGTGGAGGCTCTTAACCCGGCTGATCAACGTCTTTTGGTGCGACATCTCCAAAAGAACTTTCTAGCTGACCCAGCCCCGTCTACTGCTTCTGCTTCTGCCTCGTTCTCATCCCCCGTGTTGCCTTTGGATGTACCCGATGTGCCCGATGTGCCCGATGTACCCGATGTACCCGATGAGCCCG
This window harbors:
- the LOC131889955 gene encoding UV radiation resistance-associated gene protein-like isoform X1 — encoded protein: MVATVSLALSHSNMDDPAASLATSASVLLPSIASRGAGVGVGSSSSPFPPIQIRSSCLSSQRRLDHIKELALMVMPEGKSGQSEVGNTFSLSWHLTAEDAPFWSSSAASLSKAGYIMWSGVIMPAPFNNLRGGLVKIWLHPPNSNSPQCLQSLIIVLASLTEVNFVPSRGRLVLFLTGGSGTLSTHLPSWHNGHRQVLVPRVGTGASLSSSYDTRLLARIQRIRRAVDQQELQNRHSCQSLWGAVQSGPEPENMSLSRQILAMSKKKSSTRHRERELRRRLEDLQVTLTILQDQHDRALHRWQGVTARASQLRVTNDDYSQSLTVRVYDFSKTKSSLSSELVTLTEARERLSHCSQAVGTLQSNMMRGFLHIYPINPADMTIRWIKFCTLEDAKALSSRETSMSVLNGWMAHILTVLFKLQDVPMKFPLRPFGSWGRIQDPGDGHVYPLFLKGSDPAQVQHGLKLLNRNIVQLMRHAKLPIKSGEKTVINLLAILQGGELNCIPHNSS
- the LOC131889955 gene encoding UV radiation resistance-associated gene protein-like isoform X2, translating into MPEGKSGQSEVGNTFSLSWHLTAEDAPFWSSSAASLSKAGYIMWSGVIMPAPFNNLRGGLVKIWLHPPNSNSPQCLQSLIIVLASLTEVNFVPSRGRLVLFLTGGSGTLSTHLPSWHNGHRQVLVPRVGTGASLSSSYDTRLLARIQRIRRAVDQQELQNRHSCQSLWGAVQSGPEPENMSLSRQILAMSKKKSSTRHRERELRRRLEDLQVTLTILQDQHDRALHRWQGVTARASQLRVTNDDYSQSLTVRVYDFSKTKSSLSSELVTLTEARERLSHCSQAVGTLQSNMMRGFLHIYPINPADMTIRWIKFCTLEDAKALSSRETSMSVLNGWMAHILTVLFKLQDVPMKFPLRPFGSWGRIQDPGDGHVYPLFLKGSDPAQVQHGLKLLNRNIVQLMRHAKLPIKSGEKTVINLLAILQGGELNCIPHNSS
- the LOC131889956 gene encoding uncharacterized protein LOC131889956 is translated as MTIGALPSGGVLFLRRWAGRGSHGPSLIPRMGSTSAGYYSTVPPAADRPSLGVDRDLSLSPRAAQLRRAVEALNPADQRLLVRHLQKNFLADPAPSTASASASFSSPVLPLDVPDVPDVPDVPDVPDEPAVPPFRTILVYSVHQALPFVGFGFLDNLIMILAGEYIDHTLGVTLSISTMAAAGLGNAISDAFGVGSAWYVEHWIARFGFYHPHLSLEERALTRVRMGANLGKALGVTVGCLIGMLPLAFM